Proteins encoded in a region of the Tripterygium wilfordii isolate XIE 37 chromosome 21, ASM1340144v1, whole genome shotgun sequence genome:
- the LOC119989257 gene encoding ABC transporter C family member 3-like: protein MPTSPKPSIMELFDSTRHGMLTFFSNSTSLMYSGISFLLQPIFLRGFAGSLHLVLLLGLFLYWVCKKIRGNRVEGSKEKFKHRRVLWYKQTLVCCLGVSVFDLVLCLLSYFYWYRNSWSDEKLVTLLDLALRTLAWGAVGVYLHTGFSNSGESKFPLPLRVWWGFYLFISCYCLVIDIVLYRKQVSLPVQFIVSDIVSVLTGLFLCYVWFPRNEGENTLLEEPLLNGNVSSTNGVEVNTSKGGDVVTPYSNAGTSSLLSFSWIGPLIAIGNKKTLDLEDVPQLSSCDSVVGAFPTFRNKLESASSGGRVTAMKLVKALFFTAWKEILWTVLLAILYTMASYVGPYLIDTFVQYLNGRREFKNEGYVLVATFFVAKLVQCLSQRQWYFRMQQVGLRMRAVMVTMIYNKGLTLSCQSKQSHTSGEIINFMTVDAERIGDFSWYMHDPWLVLLQVALAMLILYKNLGIAAVAALIATVIAMLANYPLAKLQEKFQDKLMESKDNRMKATSEILRNMRILKLQGWEMKFLSKIIELRKTEASCLKKFVYTSAITTFVFWGTPTFVAVATFGTCMILGIPLESGKILSALATFRILQQPIYTLPDTISMIVQTKVSIDRIASFLCLDDLPSDIIEQIPRGSSDIAIEIVDGNFSWDLSSSSPTLREINFKAYNGMRIAVCGTVGSGKSSLLSCILGEIPKLSGTLRLSGSKAYVSQSPWIQSGKIEDNILFGKEMDRERYESVLEACALKKDMEILSFGDQTVIGERGINLSGGQKQRIQIARALYQDADIYIFDDPFSAVDAHTGSHLFKEVLLGILSSKTVIYVTHQVEFLPAADLILVMKDGLITQAGKYNDILNSGPDFIELVGAHKKALSALDSAETEPSSEKVISGKGDDVMSSANGVAHKQENKDLQNGTSEDTAGPKGQLIQEEEREKGRVGFSVYWKYNIMAYGGALVPFILLSQILFQILQIGSNYWMAWATPVSADAKPAVGLSTLMLVYVALAIGSSFCVLSRVTLLVTAGYTTATLLFNKMHLCIFRAPMSFFDATPSGRILNRASADQSAVDMSIPYQIGAFAFSIIQLLGIIAVMSQVAWQVFIVFIPVISVSIWYQQYYIPSARELSRLAGVCKAPVIQHFAETISGSTTIRSFDQESRFREINMKLADGYSRPKFHIAAAMEWLCFRLDMLSSITFVFFLVFLISIPEGVIDPGIAGLAVTYGLNLNTLQAVVIRCLCNLENQIISVERIIQYSSIPSEPPLVIEENRPDHTWPSQGEVDLIDLQVRYAPHMPLVLRGLKCTFPGGKKIGIVGRTGSGKSTLIQTLFRIVEPASGQIRIDGLNICSIGLHDLRSRLSIIPQDPTMFEGTIRSNLDPLEECTDEQIWEALDKCQLGDEVRKKDGKLDSTVTENGENWSMGQRQLVCLGRVLLKKSKVLVLDEATASVDTATDNLIQITLRQHFTDRTVITIAHRITSVLDSDMVLLLNHGLIEEYDTPTTLLENKSSSFAQLVAEYAARSSSSF, encoded by the exons ATGCCCACATCGCCAAAGCCCTCAATAATGGAGCTTTTTGATTCAACAAGGCACGGTATGCTAACTTTCTTCTCAAACTCAACCTCATTAATGTATTCAGGTATTAGTTTTCTCCTTCAACCAATTTTCCTACGTGGGTTTGCTGGTTCGTTACACTTGGTTTTATTGCTGGGGTTGTTTTTGTACTGGGTATGCAAGAAAATTAGAGGGAATCGTGTTGAAGGCTCAAAGGAGAAGTTTAAGCATAGGAGGGTTTTGTGGTATAAACAGACTCTGGTTTGTTGTTTGGGTGTGTCTGTATTTGATCTCGTGTTATGTTTGTTAAGTTACTTTTACTGGTATAGAAATAGTTGGTCCGATGAAAAGCTAGTGACCCTTTTGGATTTAGCTCTTAGGACTCTTGCTTGGGGGGCGGTGGGTGTTTATTTGCATACCGGATTCTCCAATTCAGGAGAATCAAAGTTCCCACTTCCATTGAGAGTTTGGTGGGGTTTCTATCTATTCATTTCTTGTTATTGCCTAGTTATAGACATTGTTCTTTACAGAAAACAAGTGTCTTTACCCGTCCAGTTTATAGTATCTGATATAGTATCAGTTCTCACCGGGTTATTCCTCTGTTACGTGTGGTTCCCGAGGAATGAGGGTGAAAATACCCTTCTTGAGGAACCCCTTCTGAATGGTAATGTGAGCTCAACTAATGGGGTAGAAGTGAATACGTCAAAAGGGGGAGATGTTGTAACCCCATATTCAAATGCTGGTACCTCTagtcttctttctttctcttggaTAGGCCCACTAATCGCCATTGGGAATAAGAAAACACTAGACCTTGAGGATGTTCCTCAGCTTTCTAGTTGCGATAGTGTAGTTGGGGCCTTTCCAACTTTCAGAAATAAACTTGAGTCTGCCAGTAGTGGTGGTAGAGTGACTGCCATGAAGCTAGTGAAAGCTTTGTTCTTCACAGCTTGGAAAGAAATTTTATGGACGGTTCTACTTGCAATTCTCTACACAATGGCTTCCTATGTTGGCCCATACCTTATTGACACTTTTGTTCAATATCTTAATGGGCGACGGGAATTCAAAAATGAGGGGTATGTTTTGGTTGCTACATTCTTTGTTGCAAAGCTGGTTCAGTGCCTCTCGCAGAGGCAGTGGTACTTCCGGATGCAGCAGGTTGGACTTAGAATGCGAGCAGTGATGGTGACAATGATATACAATAAGGGTTTAACACTTTCTTGCCAGTCAAAGCAGAGCCATACTAGTGGCGAGATAATCAATTTCATGACTGTTGATGCAGAAAGGATTGGTGACTTTAGTTGGTATATGCATGATCCATGGTTGGTTCTTCTGCAAGTTGCTTTGGCCATGTTGATCTTGTACAAAAATCTTGGGATTGCAGCAGTTGCTGCTTTAATTGCAACTGTAATTGCTATGTTGGCGAATTATCCTCTGGCAAAATTGCAAGAGAAGTTTCAGGATAAGTTGATGGAATCTAAAGATAATAGGATGAAGGCAACATCTGAGATTTTAAGAAACATGCGAATTCTCAAGCTTCAGGGTTGGGAGATGAAGTTTTTATCTAAAATTATTGAATTGAGGAAAACTGAAGCAAGTTGTTTGAAGAAATTTGTTTACACCTCCGCCATAACCACTTTTGTCTTCTGGGGCACTCCGACTTTTGTGGCTGTGGCCACTTTTGGTACCTGTATGATTTTGGGAATACCACTAGAGTCAGGGAAGATCTTATCTGCACTGGCAACATTCAGGATTCTTCAACAGCCAATCTATACTCTCCCTGACACAATTTCAATGATAGTGCAGACTAAGGTTTCGATTGATAGAATTGCATCTTTCCTCTGTCTTGATGACTTGCCATCTGATATTATAGAGCAGATACCAAGAGGTAGCTCTGACATAGCAATTGAGATAGTTGATGGTAATTTTTCTTGGGACTTGTCTTCTTCCAGTCCAACACTAAGAGAGATAAATTTCAAAGCATACAATGGCATGAGGATTGCTGTTTGTGGTACTGTTGGCTCAGGCAAGTCTAGCTTACTTTCGTGTATATTGGGAGAAATACCCAAGTTATCAGGGACCCTCAGACTGTCCGGCTCAAAGGCTTACGTTTCTCAGTCCCCTTGGATTCAAAGTGGGAAGATTGAAgacaacattttgtttggtAAGGAGATGGACAGAGAAAGGTATGAAAGCGTGCTTGAAGCTTGTGCACTGAAAAAGGACATGGAAATCCTCTCATTTGGCGATCAGACAGTTATAGGTGAGAGGGGAATCAATTTGAGTGGTGGACAGAAGCAAAGAATACAGATTGCTCGTGCTCTTTATCAAGATgctgatatctatatatttgaCGATCCTTTTAGTGCTGTGGATGCTCATACCGGGTCTCACTTATTTAAG GAGGTTTTGCTGGGCATTTTGAGTTCGAAAACAGTGATTTATGTAACTCACCAAGTGGAGTTCTTACCTGCTGCTGATTTGATCCTA GTCATGAAAGATGGATTGATCACACAAGCTGGAAAGTACAATGATATTCTAAATTCTGGACCAGACTTCATAGAGCTTGTGGGTGCGCATAAGAAAGCTTTATCAGCCCTTGATTCCGCTGAGACAGAGCCAAGTTCTGAAAAAGTTATTAGCGGGAAGGGAGATGATGTTATGAGTAGTGCAAATGGGGTTGCTcacaaacaagaaaacaaagattTACAGAATGGTACATCAGAGGACACAGCTGGGCCAAAAGGTCAGCTCAttcaagaagaagagagagagaaaggtagAGTAGGATTTTCAGTCTACTGGAAGTATAACATAATGGCGTATGGAGGAGCTCTTGTTCCCTTTATATTACTGTCACAAATCCTCttccaaattcttcaaattggTAGCAATTATTGGATGGCTTGGGCAACTCCAGTATCAGCGGATGCGAAACCTGCTGTTGGGCTCTCCACGTTAATGCTTGTGTATGTAGCTTTGGCTATTGGAAGTTCTTTTTGCGTCCTTTCAAGAGTCACACTTCTTGTAACAGCTGGGTACACGACAGCTACTCTCCTGTTTAATAAAATGCATCTGTGCATTTTCCGTGCCCCCATGTCCTTCTTTGATGCTACCCCTAGTGGGCGAATCCTCAATAGG GCATCTGCTGATCAAAGTGCCGTGGATATGAGCATTCCATATCAGATTGGGGCCTTTGCCTTCTCAATAATCCAGCTCCTGGGCATCATTGCTGTCATGTCTCAGGTTGCATGGCAAGTGTTTATTGTTTTTATCCCTGTGATTTCGGTGAGCATCTGGTATCAG CAATATTATATACCTTCTGCTCGAGAACTTTCACGATTGGCTGGAGTATGCAAAGCTCCAGTGATACAACATTTTGCTGAAACCATATCTGGATCGACGACTATCAGGAGTTTTGATCAAGAATCAAGATTTCGTGAAATAAATATGAAACTGGCTGATGGATACTCTCGGCCCAAATTCCATATTGCAGCTGCAATGGAATGGCTATGTTTTCGCCTGGATATGTTGTCTTCCATCACGTTTGTTTTCTTTCtggttttcttaatttctattcCTGAGGGTGTTATTGATCCAG GTATTGCGGGTTTAGCTGTGACATATGGACTCAATCTAAATACGCTACAAGCTGTGGTGATACGGTGTCTTTGCAACTTGGAGAACCAAATTATATCAGTAGAGAGAATAATCCAGTACTCTTCTATTCCCAGTGAACCTCCTCTTGTCATAGAAGAAAATCGGCCAGACCATACTTGGCCATCACAAGGAGAAGTTGATCTTATTGATCTGCAG GTTAGGTACGCACCCCACATGCCACTAGTTTTGCGAGGTCTCAAATGTACTTTTCCAGGAGGAAAGAAAATTGGCATTGTCGGAAGGACGGGCAGTGGGAAATCAACTCTTATACAAACACTCTTCAGAATTGTTGAACCTGCATCCGGTCAGATTAGGATAGATGGCCTCAATATCTGTTCGATTGGACTGCATGATCTGAGGTCACGACTAAGCATTATTCCCCAGGATCCAACCATGTTCGAAGGGACCATCCGCAGCAATCTTGATCCTCTTGAAGAGTGCACTGATGAACAGATTTGGGAG GCTCTGGATAAGTGCCAATTAGGTGATGAAGTTAGGAAGAAGGATGGGAAACTAGATTCAACAG TAACCGAGAATGGAGAGAATTGGAGTATGGGTCAGAGGCAGCTGGTCTGTCTAGGCCGCGTACTACTCAAGAAAAGTAAGGTCTTGGTGCTTGATGAAGCCACTGCATCAGTCGACACAGCGACCGATAATCTAATTCAGATCACACTCAGACAACACTTTACAGACCGTACTGTCATAACCATTGCACATCGAATAACTTCTGTTCTTGACAGTGATATGGTTCTGCTTCTGAATCACG GGCTTATTGAGGAATATGATACTCCAACAACATTGTTGGAGAACAAATCTTCATCGTTTGCACAGCTTGTTGCAGAATATGCAGCAAGGTCTAGTTCCAGCTTTTAG